The proteins below are encoded in one region of candidate division TA06 bacterium:
- a CDS encoding DUF87 domain-containing protein: protein MLLSERKSTFDSDPCLQAALHIMELARQTGTERELFILQALKVIRAFPQNLGLIQGYVRSVERRLLPKLINEKYQSQVPDSRVFGGNIHLGNVVENNVPARITTGQLNQNILIYGRTGSGKSNFNMHVIPQIAGLGIKCEIFDFKREYRDLWTLQDCQPMIVLNTSNDKYNPLEPVGNPKGYNQFFWDICQQDFNIRPETKQMLIICTDELYARFGVYNNGKYFPTLYDLYDYLKEKAETANPKIFRGMEVILSIINRLGAMVDCSSGYDLSGFKTVCYEVDNLSEDLRSWIMKLRLKKSYEQGLKYNQRNILRKILVFDEAKMVFGQSRIGEATNYFKDAITQQRALGTGLLISDQNPSELADFIRNNVYGQVCFHLVHPKERRNAAQSLGGTEDFELKIARLAIPNAYISLGHYPYPFLMRIPKSRVTWHIGDGEFDRLMQPVISRLQYIPRYKPVKPAIVITPKVNIPEKPASIPKTDSTGDLFEQWINLLKHIKANPEDNVSKIYDKLGLSRRKGNLIKEQLLENCLIEEEVVHTKERKRPQKRLKLTLKGEEYVKRQRRA, encoded by the coding sequence ATGCTACTTTCTGAAAGAAAATCAACGTTCGATTCGGATCCTTGCCTGCAGGCTGCTCTCCACATCATGGAACTGGCAAGGCAGACAGGTACAGAACGTGAGCTTTTCATCCTGCAGGCCCTAAAAGTGATCCGGGCATTTCCGCAAAACCTCGGACTGATCCAGGGGTATGTCAGGAGCGTGGAGCGGAGGCTTTTGCCAAAGTTGATCAATGAAAAGTATCAAAGCCAGGTGCCGGATTCAAGGGTTTTTGGCGGGAATATCCACCTGGGAAATGTAGTTGAGAACAATGTTCCCGCCAGGATCACGACGGGACAGCTTAACCAGAACATCCTGATTTATGGGAGGACAGGATCAGGCAAGTCGAATTTCAATATGCATGTTATCCCCCAGATTGCAGGGCTTGGGATAAAATGTGAAATATTTGATTTCAAACGGGAGTACCGGGACCTTTGGACATTACAGGATTGCCAGCCCATGATAGTACTCAATACCAGCAATGACAAATACAACCCGCTGGAACCAGTCGGGAATCCCAAGGGGTATAACCAGTTTTTCTGGGACATCTGCCAGCAGGATTTCAACATTCGCCCGGAAACTAAGCAAATGTTGATAATTTGTACCGACGAGTTGTATGCCCGTTTCGGGGTATACAACAATGGGAAATACTTTCCCACCTTATATGACCTCTATGATTACCTTAAAGAGAAGGCTGAAACGGCCAATCCCAAGATATTCAGGGGAATGGAAGTGATTCTGTCGATAATAAACCGGCTGGGCGCTATGGTTGATTGCAGTTCGGGATATGACCTCTCCGGTTTTAAAACGGTGTGCTATGAGGTGGATAACCTGAGTGAGGATTTAAGGTCCTGGATTATGAAACTGAGATTAAAAAAAAGCTACGAACAGGGTCTGAAATACAATCAACGGAATATATTGAGAAAAATTCTGGTTTTCGACGAGGCGAAGATGGTTTTTGGACAGAGCCGGATCGGGGAAGCGACCAACTATTTTAAGGATGCCATTACCCAGCAACGGGCATTGGGTACCGGACTGCTTATTTCCGACCAGAACCCGTCGGAGTTGGCCGACTTCATCAGGAATAATGTCTATGGACAGGTCTGTTTTCATCTGGTCCATCCTAAGGAAAGGCGGAACGCCGCACAATCTTTGGGTGGCACCGAGGACTTTGAATTGAAGATTGCGCGTTTGGCAATTCCCAACGCATATATTTCTCTGGGGCATTACCCGTACCCATTCCTGATGAGAATACCCAAAAGCAGGGTAACCTGGCATATCGGGGATGGAGAATTTGATCGTCTTATGCAGCCGGTAATATCCAGATTACAGTATATCCCCAGATACAAACCCGTTAAACCCGCTATTGTAATAACCCCAAAAGTCAACATACCGGAGAAACCAGCCAGCATTCCCAAAACAGACTCTACCGGAGATCTGTTTGAGCAATGGATAAATCTTTTAAAACATATTAAGGCGAATCCTGAAGACAATGTTTCGAAAATATACGATAAGCTGGGGTTGTCCAGAAGGAAGGGCAATTTGATCAAGGAACAGCTTTTGGAAAATTGTTTGATTGAAGAGGAGGTTGTCCATACCAAGGAGAGGAAACGGCCCCAAAAGCGACTAAAGCTCACTCTAAAGGGGGAGGAATATGTCAAAAGGCAAAGGCGGGCCTGA
- a CDS encoding ThiF family adenylyltransferase yields the protein MIELLRSLNRPKHKTFHTPGMAMRCEEDRRNLTARQEVVLGFDQNVMKRLSILQIGAGGLGGEICQGLVRKGVGTVKVFDGDVVEPSNLTRQRFYPKDLYRNKALSLAGNLMKEAIIKTEIIAYPFMFQRALEEGMNMDCDIVICAPDNDEVRRFTAKYFLNKVPVIFTGLDRKANTGYVFIQEPGKACFECAIPSAKRNKREPCPNTPAVIDLVKIISGLVLFAVDSTVMHRKRNWNYRQIFLCGYIPEIIWTVKRSNKCQICGTKW from the coding sequence ATGATAGAACTTTTAAGGTCGTTGAACCGGCCAAAACATAAGACTTTTCATACCCCAGGCATGGCCATGAGGTGTGAAGAAGACCGCAGGAATCTGACGGCCAGACAGGAAGTCGTTTTAGGTTTTGACCAGAATGTTATGAAAAGATTGTCCATATTGCAGATTGGAGCAGGTGGGCTTGGTGGAGAGATATGCCAGGGGTTGGTCCGAAAAGGCGTAGGGACCGTGAAGGTATTTGACGGGGATGTCGTCGAGCCATCAAACCTAACGCGACAGAGGTTTTATCCAAAAGACCTTTACAGGAATAAGGCGTTGTCATTGGCTGGCAATCTTATGAAAGAGGCGATCATTAAAACTGAAATTATTGCTTATCCTTTCATGTTCCAACGGGCATTGGAGGAGGGGATGAATATGGATTGTGATATCGTGATTTGCGCCCCGGACAATGACGAAGTCCGGCGTTTTACGGCGAAGTATTTTCTCAATAAAGTGCCGGTTATATTTACGGGATTGGACCGGAAGGCAAATACCGGCTATGTTTTCATTCAGGAACCGGGCAAAGCTTGTTTCGAGTGTGCGATACCGTCTGCAAAAAGGAATAAAAGAGAACCGTGCCCGAATACTCCGGCAGTCATTGACTTGGTCAAGATCATTTCAGGTTTGGTCCTTTTTGCGGTTGATTCGACGGTAATGCATAGAAAACGAAACTGGAACTACAGACAAATATTCCTCTGCGGGTATATCCCCGAAATTATATGGACGGTTAAAAGAAGTAATAAATGTCAGATTTGCGGTACCAAATGGTAA
- a CDS encoding tRNA (adenine-N(6)-)-methyltransferase: MKPPLRQGSANDFQTPAQALHPLYQYLKKDWTIWECAQGKGNIVRELRARGWKVIGTDILDGHDYLSYLPSRFNCMITNPPYSIKQLFLERAYSLQKPFAFLLPLTTFETRKRQYLFEKYGLEVIFFDKRINFETPSGRGTGAWFATAWFTWGLNIGKQMTFCKYE, translated from the coding sequence ATGAAACCGCCATTAAGACAGGGAAGTGCGAATGACTTTCAGACACCAGCCCAAGCATTGCACCCGTTATACCAATATTTGAAAAAAGATTGGACAATATGGGAGTGTGCCCAGGGTAAGGGGAATATTGTCAGAGAATTACGGGCACGAGGGTGGAAAGTAATAGGCACAGATATATTAGATGGTCATGATTATTTATCTTATCTGCCGTCGAGATTCAATTGTATGATTACTAATCCTCCATATAGCATCAAGCAGCTGTTTTTAGAACGTGCATATTCTCTGCAAAAACCTTTTGCGTTTCTCTTGCCCTTGACCACATTTGAAACGAGAAAGCGACAGTATCTTTTTGAAAAATACGGGTTGGAGGTGATATTTTTCGATAAACGAATAAATTTTGAAACACCGAGCGGGAGAGGAACGGGAGCCTGGTTTGCGACGGCGTGGTTTACATGGGGTCTGAACATTGGCAAACAAATGACGTTTTGTAAATATGAATAA
- a CDS encoding helix-turn-helix domain-containing protein, whose amino-acid sequence MQKDKRIILSYIPHQLHQKKYDDAIKSCHNAIMQNPKDYSLYYLKGLLQLYKYACTKTYEDMKNNLVVRTAAQEMIRCYKMMPKHVKQDDIELGLQFLYEYQQYIKNHNNIIYDLLDTTWDLKKANRILSGIYSTLANIKIKSKNRDQNILEAEQAISLNINNHSAHQCLVEIYKEQNDTKEYIENMVKWSKANRGHYIQLLFPHLTLAKQYISNKQYLEAGCHLLQAVRRANNILLAKKNNDYILTYDPGKGIVIKTEIYHPLSLDIAIYKRNAHILLMLALWRKYDFVRAKKHSITSCEWALVQHVLAQKGKNLSGEKKADDIWNNKYWGYWIIHKGIDTNESLHNLLESDIRSFEDIYNKVRNIEKDVQKEFNNKSYSKCNNIIDCPEFIGSHSLAYASRLYLLTLYATLRRIMIDDWMLIDYVKQNYVTMFINLHNDTLKILGIINESREIMDILDRYDDNSHEKYETLLVSLCALIKKIYQQYDFRSGIFAAMRLESFVTSVYQCKNREEIKAKQYVLLKVLMPDNNDELTLQDSEQKLVYKVLTNEGPMIENDIPQLKKHIKQYALWMDDRDTFCHVGGNLVKFAHREKAVLKELFINYKREIKRKELYKLSEKENIDDENVNRWISNIRKKAKWKKDDCIISEYGKGIQIKPGIKFCIIYVKD is encoded by the coding sequence ATGCAAAAAGACAAGCGAATAATATTATCTTATATCCCGCATCAGTTGCATCAAAAGAAATATGATGATGCAATCAAGTCGTGCCATAATGCCATAATGCAAAATCCTAAAGATTATTCATTGTATTACTTGAAGGGATTGCTCCAGCTCTATAAATATGCGTGCACGAAAACATATGAAGATATGAAGAATAATCTAGTGGTGCGTACGGCAGCCCAAGAGATGATCCGTTGTTATAAAATGATGCCCAAACACGTAAAACAAGACGATATTGAGTTGGGGCTTCAATTTCTTTACGAATATCAACAATATATTAAAAATCACAATAATATAATCTATGATTTACTGGACACAACGTGGGACCTAAAGAAAGCAAACAGGATCTTGTCTGGCATATACAGTACACTTGCGAACATAAAGATAAAGAGTAAAAACAGGGATCAAAATATTCTTGAAGCAGAACAAGCTATAAGTCTTAATATTAATAATCATAGCGCCCACCAGTGTTTAGTTGAGATATACAAGGAGCAAAACGATACGAAGGAATACATTGAGAATATGGTAAAATGGAGCAAAGCAAATCGAGGGCACTATATTCAATTATTATTCCCCCATTTGACATTAGCAAAGCAATATATATCCAATAAGCAATATTTAGAAGCGGGTTGCCATTTATTACAGGCTGTACGCAGGGCAAATAATATTCTTTTGGCAAAAAAGAATAACGACTATATTCTGACATATGATCCCGGTAAAGGAATTGTAATTAAAACGGAAATATACCATCCCTTGTCGTTGGATATTGCTATTTATAAAAGGAATGCTCATATATTATTAATGCTGGCTCTCTGGCGTAAATATGATTTTGTGAGAGCGAAAAAGCACTCAATCACTTCTTGTGAATGGGCCTTAGTCCAGCACGTACTTGCACAAAAAGGAAAAAACTTGAGTGGTGAGAAAAAGGCAGATGATATTTGGAACAATAAATATTGGGGATATTGGATAATCCATAAAGGTATTGATACAAACGAGAGCCTGCATAACCTTCTCGAATCTGATATACGTTCATTTGAAGATATTTACAATAAAGTACGAAATATTGAAAAAGACGTGCAAAAGGAATTTAATAACAAAAGCTATTCTAAATGCAATAATATTATTGATTGTCCTGAATTTATTGGGAGCCATTCTTTGGCGTATGCATCACGCTTGTATTTGCTAACACTCTATGCGACATTGCGCAGGATTATGATCGATGATTGGATGTTGATTGATTACGTAAAACAGAATTATGTTACAATGTTTATAAATCTCCACAATGACACTTTGAAAATATTGGGGATAATAAACGAGAGCAGGGAGATAATGGATATTCTTGATCGATATGATGACAATTCACACGAAAAATATGAAACATTACTTGTCAGCCTTTGTGCTTTGATCAAAAAGATTTATCAGCAATATGATTTTAGGAGCGGTATTTTTGCCGCAATGCGTTTAGAGTCTTTTGTGACATCCGTTTATCAATGCAAAAACAGGGAAGAAATAAAGGCTAAGCAATATGTTTTGCTGAAAGTATTAATGCCCGACAATAATGACGAACTAACGCTTCAAGATAGTGAGCAAAAGTTGGTGTATAAAGTGCTAACAAATGAAGGTCCGATGATAGAAAATGATATACCGCAATTAAAAAAGCATATCAAGCAATATGCGCTCTGGATGGATGATCGCGATACATTCTGTCATGTAGGGGGTAATCTTGTGAAATTTGCCCACAGAGAAAAGGCAGTTTTGAAAGAATTGTTTATTAACTATAAAAGGGAAATCAAAAGAAAAGAGTTATATAAATTATCTGAAAAAGAAAATATTGACGATGAAAATGTAAATCGATGGATATCCAACATTAGGAAGAAAGCTAAGTGGAAAAAAGACGATTGCATTATCAGCGAATATGGCAAAGGCATACAAATCAAACCAGGGATAAAATTCTGCATAATATATGTAAAAGATTAA
- a CDS encoding helix-turn-helix domain-containing protein produces MNKVRTMDQLIDIITLSKLLSVKPMTIYGWIHEGVIPYIKLGRLVRFSEKEVQAWLNKKKREGQPVKATDIDLT; encoded by the coding sequence ATGAATAAAGTGCGTACAATGGATCAACTAATTGACATAATAACCTTATCAAAACTCTTGAGCGTCAAGCCGATGACCATATATGGTTGGATACACGAGGGTGTAATTCCATATATCAAGCTTGGCCGGCTGGTGCGTTTCAGTGAAAAGGAAGTTCAAGCCTGGCTTAACAAGAAGAAACGAGAGGGACAACCAGTAAAAGCAACGGATATAGATTTAACTTAA